The following proteins come from a genomic window of Dreissena polymorpha isolate Duluth1 chromosome 1, UMN_Dpol_1.0, whole genome shotgun sequence:
- the LOC127850057 gene encoding polyunsaturated fatty acid lipoxygenase ALOX8-like — protein MQRFAGTHNTVIRLCTEIPEKLGLTPAMLKPLIENDTLESAIKKKRLFIIDHSILRNCPTIKETVVCSPIALFYRRNDNKIVPIAIQLFQDKAHDNPVFLPSDPKYTWILAKMWFNNADTCVHQANTHLGYTHIVMEGFEVSINRNLSKAHPMFKIMAPHFMYLMTINYLALDILLGEGQFMNTVVSVGTEGAYELIRRYRTKWRLNVEGTLPADLKERGVDSTDVVPDYPFRDDSLLTYNAILQYVTDYVHLYYPSDKELSEDNETQNWRADLERPIHDGGLGILGVEGVDGRFTSREQPIQVVTSIIYTCSAGHAAANFKQYDEYAYPMNYPSMLCGKPPSDRGSRSEVDVIQTIQPRLNHYQVMTILKVLSDHSFGNQLVDFDQRYIYDPKAMHIVKKFRADLCKIHRKIQKRNMEREIPYDYMDPLIYRQTERWSVSQLISQSASDQPVSKPVSQIASKPASKQASQQASQQASKPASQQAS, from the exons ATGCAGCGTTTTGCTGGCACGCACAACACCGTTATCAGGCTCTGTACGGAAATACCAGAGAAACTTGGCTTAACACCGGCAATGCTCAAACCTCTCATAGAAAATGATACACTGGAGTCGGCGATAAAGAAAAAGCGTCTTTTTATAATAGACCACTCAATTCTACGGAATTGTCCAACGATCAAAGAGACTGTTGTTTGCTCTCCTATAGCATTGTTTTACCGACGGAATGACAACAAAATAGTTCCCATCGCCATTCAGCTGTTCCAAGACAAAGCCCACGATAACCCAGTCTTTCTACCTTCCGATCCCAAATACACGTGGATCCTTGCGAAAATGTGGTTCAACAATGCAGACACCTGCGTTCATCAAGCAAACACCCATCTTGGATACACGCACATCGTTATGGAGGGATTTGAAGTATCCATAAATCGAAATCTCTCCAAGGCACACCCGATGTTTAAAATAATGGCACCGCACTTCATGTATCTGATGACAATCAACTATCTTGCTTTAGATATCTTGCTCGGGGAAGGTCAATTTATGAACACAGTCGTTTCTGTGGGTACGGAAGGAGCCTACGAGTTGATCAGGCGTTACCGAACCAAATGGAGGCTCAACGTTGAAGGAACGCTCCCGGCGGACCTAAAAGAGCGAGGTGTAGACAGCACAGATGTAGTTCCTGACTATCCCTTTCGGGATGATTCGCTGCTGACGTACAACGCAATCCTACAATACGTAACAGACTACGTTCACCTCTACTATCCATCCGATAAGGAGTTGAGTGAAGATAATGAGACACAGAACTGGCGGGCAGACCTGGAGAGACCAATACATGATGGTGGCCTTGGTATTCTTGGTGTTGAAGGGGTCGACGGGAGATTTACATCACGTGAACAACCGATTCAAGTAGTCACGAGCATTATCTACACGTGTAGCGCGGGTCACGCGGCAGCGAACTTCAAGCAGTACGACGAATACGCATACCCTATGAATTACCCGTCAATGCTTTGCGGAAAGCCACCTAGCGACAGAGGAAGCCGTTCCGAGGTTGACGTCATACAAACCATTCAACCCCGCTTGAATCACTACCAAGTGATGACGATATTGAAAGTCCTAAGTGATCATTCATTCGGGAACCAACTGGTTGATTTCGACCAACGGTACATCTATGACCCGAAAGCGATGCATATTGTGAAGAAGTTTAGAGCCGATCTGTGTAAGATTCATAGAAAAATCCAAAAACGGAACATGGAAAGAGAAATCCCGTATGATTACATGGATCCACTT ATATACAGACAAACAGAAAGATGGTCGGTCAGCCAGCTGATCAGCCAGTCAGCCAGCGACCAGCCAGTCAGCAAGCCAGTCAGCCAGATAGCCAGCAAGCCAGCCAGCAAGCAAGCCAGCCAGCAAGCCAGCCAGCAAGCTAGCAAGCCAGCAAGCCAGCAAGCCAGCTAG